The Helianthus annuus cultivar XRQ/B chromosome 16, HanXRQr2.0-SUNRISE, whole genome shotgun sequence genome includes a window with the following:
- the LOC110916262 gene encoding ubiquitin-conjugating enzyme E2 27 — protein MLDFGRVQKELQECNKDINLSGISVNPKFDNLINLIGSIPGPVGTPYEGGTFKIDIDLPDAYPFEPPRMKFATKVWHPNISSQSGAICLDILKDQWSPALTLKTALLSIQALLSAPEPDDPQDAVVAQQYLKDYQTFASTARYWTESFAKTSSLGVEEKVQKLVEMGFPEDLVRKTLGAVGGDENLALEKLCSA, from the exons ATGTTGGATTTCGGTAGAGTTCAAAAGGAGCTTCAAGAATGCAACAAAGACATCAATCTTTCTGGTATCAGTGTAAACCCTAAATTTGACAATCTCATCAATTTAATCGGCTCAATCCCCGGCCCTGTTGGTACTCCGTACGAAGGTGGAACCTTCAAGATTGATATCGATTTGCCCG ATGCATACCCATTTGAGCCACCAAGGATGAAGTTTGCAACTAAAGTTTG GCACCCGAATATCAGCAGCCAAAGCGGGGCCATTTGTTTGGACATTTTGAAGGATCAGTGGAGCCCAGCCCTTACTTTGAAGACCGCGCTTCTTTCTATACAGGCCTTACTCTCGGCCCCTGAACCCGATGATCCACAAGATGCTGTCGTGGCACAACAG TATCTTAAGGACTATCAAACATTTGCAAGCACCGCTCGTTACTGGACGGAGTCATTTGCAAAGACATCTTCTCTCGGGGTTGAAGAGAAG GTACAAAAGCTTGTGGAGATGGGGTTCCCTGAAGACTTGGTTAGGAAGACCCTGGGAGCTGTTggtggtgacgaaaacttggctTTGGAGAAGCTTTGTTCCGCCTAA